A genome region from Deinococcus sp. KNUC1210 includes the following:
- a CDS encoding stage V sporulation protein S produces the protein METLKVSGKSRPNAVAGAIAALLRTAGEVEVQAIGPEAVNQAVKALAIARGYIIPENLDLQTQPAFVKLDIAGEERTAVKFAVRGIKLA, from the coding sequence TTGGAAACCTTAAAGGTGTCGGGGAAATCGCGGCCTAACGCGGTGGCGGGGGCCATCGCGGCGCTGCTGCGAACGGCGGGAGAAGTCGAAGTGCAGGCAATTGGGCCGGAAGCCGTCAATCAGGCCGTCAAGGCGCTGGCGATTGCACGTGGGTACATCATTCCGGAAAATCTGGACCTCCAGACCCAGCCTGCCTTTGTGAAGCTGGACATCGCGGGTGAGGAGAGAACGGCGGTCAAGTTCGCTGTTCGGGGCATCAAACTCGCCTGA
- a CDS encoding prephenate dehydrogenase: MTQKLQEPLFGVAVIAGVGLIGGSLALGLRQRGLASRVIGYDASPQALEEALALGVLDEIRATPGEWLRSADLVVLAAPVKALLPLARELAPWLSPQATVTDVGSVKMSIAAEMERLGIRQFVPGHPMAGSERGGVQNASAALLENAVWVLAPTETTPLTALSRVRGLVERLGAAPVVMPPEAHDQLVATISHLPYLASLALTHMVARDERLSLLAAGGFRDLTRVASGDPRMSRDMVVENREALREATRRFIRQLEHLADTLDHPDDLLAAATEGKRTRDSLPVVKRSLLPPKFDLVVATPDRPNQLGIITNALGQAGVNIKDIEVLSVREQGGALRLGLETLDDVTRAGELLRELGYETRGRG; encoded by the coding sequence ATGACGCAGAAACTTCAGGAACCGCTGTTTGGTGTGGCGGTCATTGCCGGTGTGGGATTGATCGGCGGTTCACTGGCACTGGGTCTGCGGCAACGCGGGCTGGCGAGCCGTGTCATCGGCTACGACGCCTCGCCACAGGCCCTGGAAGAGGCGCTCGCACTGGGCGTGCTCGACGAGATACGCGCCACACCCGGCGAGTGGCTGCGCTCAGCCGATCTGGTGGTGCTGGCCGCTCCGGTCAAAGCGCTGCTGCCGCTGGCCCGCGAACTGGCTCCCTGGCTCAGTCCACAGGCCACCGTGACCGACGTGGGCAGCGTCAAGATGAGCATCGCTGCCGAGATGGAGCGGCTGGGGATCCGGCAGTTCGTGCCAGGGCACCCGATGGCGGGCAGCGAACGCGGCGGCGTGCAGAACGCCAGCGCCGCGCTGCTGGAAAACGCCGTGTGGGTGCTGGCACCGACCGAAACCACTCCCCTGACTGCCCTTTCACGGGTGCGCGGGCTGGTCGAGCGGCTGGGCGCGGCTCCGGTGGTCATGCCGCCCGAAGCCCACGATCAGCTCGTGGCGACCATCAGCCATCTGCCGTATCTGGCCAGCCTGGCCCTGACGCATATGGTGGCCCGGGACGAGCGCCTGAGCCTGCTGGCTGCCGGGGGCTTCCGCGACCTGACACGGGTGGCGAGTGGCGATCCGCGAATGAGCCGCGACATGGTAGTCGAGAACCGAGAAGCGCTGCGTGAGGCAACGCGCCGCTTTATCCGCCAGCTCGAACATCTGGCCGACACCCTCGACCACCCCGATGACCTGCTGGCCGCCGCCACCGAGGGCAAGCGCACCCGCGACAGCCTGCCGGTGGTGAAACGGAGCCTGCTGCCCCCAAAATTCGACCTGGTGGTGGCGACTCCGGATCGGCCCAACCAGCTGGGCATCATCACCAATGCGCTGGGGCAGGCGGGCGTGAACATCAAGGATATCGAGGTGCTGAGCGTGCGCGAGCAGGGCGGGGCGCTGCGGCTGGGTCTGGAAACGCTGGACGACGTGACCCGCGCCGGTGAACTGCTGCGCGAACTCGGCTACGAAACACGCGGGCGGGGCTGA
- a CDS encoding NADH-quinone oxidoreductase subunit N, with the protein MPLVLPDVALAPIIPILLTLLGAVLATVLGFFVPRRSITYISLGMLVLSAVSMVWLWNQGLSAFGGSLNADNAAVAIGLVLLIGAALALIVSLDGAARARLSFPEFDAMLMFAVTGTLIIAFSGDLITMLIGLEVMSLSGYVMTTLQDSRESEEAGLKYFLLGATGSAILIYGIALVYGATGSFNYAGIAAASSGLSIQNSPLLVAGALLLLCGFGFKVALAPFHQWTPDVYGGAPTVVSLFLSTVVKVAAFAGMLRVFSGALHNAPSWLDVLALLTAATLIVGNLAALFQTNFKRLLAYSAVAQTGFLALTLLGRPEVGGPALTYYLLIYTITTAAALGIVAALQRTEAGFQISDMRGLYYRHPAYAVALGVCLASLAGLPPFAGFYAKYLAFQAAFQNGYTWVAVVAALMSVAAFVYYLRVAALMFMPDRTPAREYEGAHFGTRFTVALGMVGITALGILPNLAYGWVAYPGIWTQLAGT; encoded by the coding sequence ATGCCGCTCGTCCTGCCCGATGTCGCTCTGGCTCCGATAATTCCTATTCTCCTCACACTGCTGGGCGCGGTTCTCGCCACGGTGCTCGGCTTCTTCGTGCCCCGGCGCAGCATTACCTATATCTCGCTGGGCATGCTGGTGCTCAGTGCCGTCAGCATGGTGTGGCTGTGGAACCAGGGGCTGTCGGCCTTCGGGGGCAGCCTGAACGCCGACAATGCCGCCGTTGCCATCGGCCTGGTACTCCTGATCGGTGCGGCACTGGCCCTGATCGTCAGCCTGGACGGAGCCGCCCGCGCCCGCCTGAGCTTTCCCGAATTCGACGCGATGCTGATGTTCGCCGTGACCGGCACGCTGATCATCGCGTTTTCCGGCGACCTCATCACGATGCTGATCGGTCTGGAAGTCATGAGTCTGAGCGGATACGTCATGACGACGCTTCAGGACAGCCGCGAATCGGAAGAGGCGGGCCTGAAGTACTTCCTGCTGGGCGCGACCGGCAGCGCCATCCTGATCTACGGGATCGCACTGGTGTACGGCGCGACCGGCAGCTTCAACTACGCGGGCATCGCGGCGGCGTCCAGCGGCCTGAGCATTCAGAACAGCCCGCTGCTGGTGGCTGGGGCGCTGCTGCTGCTGTGCGGATTCGGCTTCAAGGTGGCGCTGGCTCCCTTTCACCAGTGGACGCCCGACGTGTACGGCGGCGCTCCCACGGTGGTCAGCCTGTTCCTGAGCACCGTGGTCAAGGTGGCGGCCTTTGCCGGCATGCTGCGGGTGTTTTCCGGGGCGCTGCACAACGCTCCGTCGTGGCTCGACGTGCTGGCGCTGCTCACCGCCGCCACCCTGATCGTGGGCAATCTGGCCGCCCTGTTCCAGACCAATTTCAAGCGGCTGCTGGCGTATTCGGCGGTGGCCCAGACCGGTTTCCTGGCCCTGACGCTGCTGGGGCGGCCCGAAGTCGGCGGCCCGGCACTCACGTACTACCTGCTGATCTATACCATCACCACGGCGGCGGCACTAGGCATCGTGGCGGCGCTGCAACGCACCGAGGCGGGCTTCCAGATCTCCGACATGCGCGGCCTGTATTACCGCCATCCAGCCTACGCGGTGGCGCTGGGCGTGTGTCTGGCGAGCCTGGCGGGTCTGCCGCCCTTCGCGGGCTTCTATGCCAAATACCTGGCGTTTCAGGCGGCCTTTCAGAACGGCTATACCTGGGTGGCGGTCGTCGCGGCCCTGATGAGCGTCGCGGCCTTCGTGTACTATCTGCGCGTCGCCGCCCTGATGTTCATGCCCGACCGCACGCCTGCCCGCGAGTACGAAGGCGCACACTTCGGCACGCGCTTTACGGTCGCGCTGGGCATGGTGGGCATCACCGCTCTGGGTATTCTGCCCAATCTGGCCTATGGCTGGGTGGCGTATCCGGGTATCTGGACGCAGCTCGCCGGAACCTGA
- a CDS encoding NADH-quinone oxidoreductase subunit M: MIHFFIFLPMLASLLLLLVPVRWREEFAGFAAAATLGLGVWMWAVGGVPTISVAWLPAVGVTYSVGMDGVSLLMGIVTALMSFIAIIYTARRIPNPGTMLSLILAMETGLLGLYAARDLVLFYVFFEDALIPSLLMLAMFGKTHRMAALVKFGAYTLLGSMLMLVAIIGVKYLGGSPTFALSDLLAHPVKGAAQTWLYLGFLAAMAVKLPLFPLHAWLPDFHEQNHDSGVADVMGTLYKVGAYGLFRFGMTLFPDASLELRPVLMSLAAFTAVYAAWIAFRQTDWKRLLAYAGLSHMGLVGLGIFSLEPTAVTGAIYLLAFQNVYTGALFLAAGMLQERVGSLSTRVGGVMTGAPILAGVTMSLWFASIAVPGLAGFVGEFSILLGAYQVSPWLAFIAGLSTIAAAIYALSAYQTTYWQARPAGAVKLYDLQHTEWLVLGVPLAVCIAFGVWSAPALHLIQPSVNVLKLALMGGGS, encoded by the coding sequence ATGATTCACTTCTTCATCTTCCTTCCGATGCTCGCCTCGCTGCTGCTGCTGCTGGTGCCGGTGCGCTGGCGCGAGGAGTTCGCGGGCTTCGCGGCGGCAGCCACCCTGGGTCTGGGGGTGTGGATGTGGGCTGTCGGCGGCGTTCCCACCATCAGCGTGGCCTGGTTGCCCGCCGTGGGCGTCACGTACTCGGTGGGTATGGACGGTGTCAGCCTGCTGATGGGCATTGTCACCGCCCTGATGAGCTTCATCGCCATCATCTATACCGCCCGCCGCATTCCCAACCCCGGCACCATGCTCTCGCTGATCCTGGCGATGGAAACCGGACTGCTGGGCCTGTATGCCGCCCGCGACCTGGTGCTGTTCTATGTCTTCTTCGAGGACGCGCTGATTCCCTCGCTGCTGATGCTGGCGATGTTCGGCAAAACGCACCGCATGGCCGCCCTGGTGAAGTTCGGGGCATACACCCTGCTGGGCAGCATGTTGATGCTGGTCGCCATCATCGGAGTCAAGTACCTGGGCGGCTCGCCCACCTTCGCTCTGAGCGACCTGCTCGCTCACCCGGTCAAGGGCGCGGCGCAGACCTGGCTGTACCTCGGCTTTCTGGCAGCGATGGCCGTCAAGCTGCCGCTGTTCCCGCTGCACGCCTGGCTGCCCGACTTCCACGAGCAGAACCACGACAGCGGCGTGGCCGACGTGATGGGCACGCTGTACAAGGTGGGGGCCTACGGTCTGTTCAGGTTCGGCATGACGCTCTTTCCCGATGCCAGCCTGGAACTGCGCCCCGTCCTGATGAGCCTTGCGGCCTTCACCGCCGTCTATGCCGCCTGGATCGCCTTCCGCCAGACCGACTGGAAACGGCTGCTCGCCTACGCGGGCCTGAGCCACATGGGGCTGGTGGGCCTGGGCATCTTCAGCCTGGAACCCACCGCCGTCACGGGGGCCATCTATCTGCTGGCCTTCCAGAACGTGTATACCGGGGCGCTGTTCCTGGCAGCAGGCATGCTTCAGGAGCGGGTCGGCAGCCTGAGTACGCGGGTCGGCGGCGTCATGACCGGAGCGCCGATTCTGGCGGGCGTCACCATGAGCCTGTGGTTTGCCTCCATCGCGGTGCCGGGGCTGGCGGGCTTCGTCGGAGAATTCAGCATCCTGCTGGGCGCGTATCAGGTGTCTCCGTGGCTGGCCTTCATCGCCGGACTATCCACCATCGCCGCCGCCATCTACGCGCTCAGCGCCTACCAGACGACCTACTGGCAGGCCCGCCCGGCGGGAGCGGTGAAGCTCTATGACCTCCAGCACACCGAATGGCTGGTGCTGGGCGTGCCGCTCGCGGTGTGCATCGCCTTCGGGGTGTGGTCTGCACCCGCCCTGCACCTGATTCAGCCCTCGGTCAATGTTCTGAAACTGGCCCTCATGGGCGGAGGTTCCTGA
- the nuoL gene encoding NADH-quinone oxidoreductase subunit L gives MSLPLYLLPLFPLIGFALLTFGGRWLRGTAGGWLASLMVALSFLVALLNVLNLPAPIHEVLWTWLPSMAKDAGGHTVNLSVGLYVDRLSALMTLIITGVGALIHIYSVSYMGHDARFNRFFSFLNFFVAMMLILVMADSYPLMFVGWEGVGLASYLLIGFWFAGHNDAHPAEGISNSNAARKAFIMNRIGDLGFMLAMFLIFKTFGTLVISDLQGQGAALAAAPRSSIELICLFLLVGAVGKSGQLPLTTWLPDAMAGPTPVSALIHAATMVTAGVYLVARSHFLYDLAPGASLWVAWAGGLTALYGAISALNQYDIKKILAYSTVSQLGYMFMAVGLHAYSAGVFHLLTHAFFKALLFLAAGAVIHALHDEQDVRKMGGLNKSMPFTHIVSLMGVLAISGIPIWSGFFSKDSILTAAFEQSAPLYLIGLAVALLTAFYMGRWYFLVWRGQYRGTAHPHEGGAVMNVPLGILAALATLGGFLNIPGFLGGHKALDSWLSTVLPLHGQELASSTEWGLTLLAVAAGVLGLGLALVLHRRETLVDAPNAVRALSTNSLYLDDLYSNLISRPAAGIAEGLDIADRGVDGTASGIGGTVGGLGQLFTVWQSGFVRSYAVSMLLGTVVILGYWALKMLGGLS, from the coding sequence ATGAGCCTGCCCCTGTATCTGCTGCCGCTGTTTCCGCTGATCGGGTTTGCGCTGCTCACCTTCGGCGGGCGCTGGCTGCGCGGCACGGCGGGTGGGTGGCTGGCCTCGCTGATGGTGGCGCTCAGCTTTCTCGTCGCGCTGCTGAACGTGCTGAACCTGCCCGCTCCCATCCACGAAGTGCTGTGGACCTGGCTGCCGAGCATGGCGAAAGACGCGGGTGGACACACCGTCAATCTGTCGGTGGGCCTGTACGTGGACCGGCTCTCGGCCCTGATGACCCTCATCATCACCGGGGTCGGTGCACTGATCCACATCTATTCGGTGTCGTATATGGGCCACGACGCCCGGTTCAACCGCTTCTTCTCGTTCCTCAACTTCTTCGTCGCCATGATGCTGATTCTGGTCATGGCCGACAGCTACCCGCTGATGTTCGTCGGCTGGGAAGGCGTGGGGCTGGCGTCATACCTGCTGATCGGCTTCTGGTTCGCGGGCCACAACGACGCGCATCCCGCCGAGGGCATTTCCAACAGCAACGCCGCCCGCAAGGCCTTCATCATGAACCGCATCGGTGATCTCGGGTTCATGCTCGCCATGTTCCTGATCTTCAAAACCTTCGGCACGCTCGTCATTTCCGACCTCCAGGGGCAGGGTGCAGCGCTGGCGGCGGCTCCACGCAGCTCCATCGAACTGATCTGCCTGTTTCTGCTGGTCGGCGCGGTGGGCAAATCCGGTCAGCTTCCGCTCACCACCTGGCTGCCCGATGCGATGGCTGGCCCCACGCCCGTCTCGGCCCTGATCCATGCCGCCACGATGGTCACGGCGGGCGTGTATCTGGTGGCCCGCAGCCACTTCCTGTACGATCTGGCTCCCGGCGCGAGCCTGTGGGTGGCCTGGGCAGGCGGCCTGACCGCCCTCTACGGCGCGATTTCGGCCCTGAATCAGTACGACATCAAGAAGATTCTGGCGTACTCCACCGTGTCGCAGCTCGGCTACATGTTCATGGCAGTGGGCCTGCACGCCTATTCGGCGGGCGTCTTCCACCTCCTGACGCACGCGTTCTTCAAGGCGCTGCTGTTCCTGGCGGCAGGTGCCGTGATTCACGCGCTGCACGACGAACAGGACGTGCGGAAGATGGGCGGTCTGAACAAGTCCATGCCGTTTACCCACATCGTCAGTCTGATGGGCGTGCTGGCGATCTCGGGCATTCCCATCTGGAGCGGCTTCTTCTCGAAAGACAGCATCCTGACCGCCGCCTTCGAGCAGAGTGCCCCGCTGTACCTGATCGGGCTGGCGGTGGCGCTGCTGACCGCCTTCTACATGGGCCGCTGGTACTTCCTGGTGTGGCGCGGACAGTACCGGGGCACCGCGCACCCGCACGAGGGCGGCGCCGTCATGAACGTGCCGCTGGGCATTCTGGCCGCCCTCGCCACGCTGGGCGGCTTCCTGAACATTCCCGGCTTTCTGGGCGGTCACAAGGCGCTGGACAGCTGGCTGAGTACGGTGCTGCCGCTGCACGGTCAGGAACTCGCCAGCAGCACCGAATGGGGCCTGACGCTGCTGGCAGTGGCCGCAGGTGTGCTGGGGCTGGGGCTGGCCCTGGTGCTGCACCGCCGCGAAACGCTGGTGGACGCACCGAACGCTGTGCGGGCGCTCAGTACCAACTCGCTGTACCTCGACGACCTGTACAGCAACCTGATCAGCCGTCCCGCCGCTGGCATCGCGGAAGGCCTCGATATCGCCGACCGGGGCGTCGACGGCACCGCCTCCGGAATCGGCGGCACAGTCGGTGGCCTGGGACAGCTCTTTACCGTGTGGCAGAGCGGTTTCGTGCGGTCGTATGCGGTCAGCATGCTGCTCGGCACGGTGGTCATTCTGGGCTACTGGGCGCTGAAGATGCTGGGCGGGCTGTCATGA
- the nuoK gene encoding NADH-quinone oxidoreductase subunit NuoK has product MVSTGSYLALSGILFAIGMYGVLTRRTAVMVFLSVELMLNAANLSLVAFARAWGDLTAQTAVFIVMTLAAAEVAIGLAIIVTIFRKRETTNVDNLSELKG; this is encoded by the coding sequence ATGGTCTCCACCGGTTCCTATCTCGCGCTCTCCGGCATTCTGTTCGCCATCGGCATGTACGGCGTCCTGACGCGGCGCACCGCTGTCATGGTGTTTCTGAGCGTCGAACTGATGCTGAACGCCGCCAACCTGTCGCTGGTCGCGTTTGCCCGTGCCTGGGGCGACCTGACCGCTCAGACCGCCGTCTTCATCGTGATGACGCTGGCCGCCGCCGAGGTCGCCATCGGCCTCGCCATCATCGTGACCATCTTCCGCAAGCGCGAAACCACCAACGTAGACAACCTCTCGGAGTTGAAAGGATGA
- a CDS encoding NADH-quinone oxidoreductase subunit J yields MANVAFILLGALIIVGAIITVAARNAVHAALGLVGTLIALAGMYATMNASFVSVVQVIVYAGAVMVLFLFVIMLLNANLPVSGNNPVPYVTEIAAIGGALLASAFVVLAFTYSDPKPLAQAAAQLQNGAPGPVGETLLTRFLLPFEAVSILLLVAVVGSVALVQRPVVQPDAVTEGAAQSGKEVRA; encoded by the coding sequence ATGGCTAACGTCGCCTTCATTCTGCTGGGCGCACTCATCATCGTCGGCGCGATCATCACGGTGGCGGCCCGCAATGCCGTGCATGCCGCGCTGGGGCTGGTCGGCACGCTGATCGCACTGGCGGGCATGTACGCCACCATGAATGCCAGTTTCGTCAGCGTGGTGCAGGTGATCGTGTATGCAGGCGCGGTCATGGTGCTGTTCCTGTTCGTCATCATGCTGCTGAACGCCAATCTGCCGGTCAGCGGCAACAATCCGGTTCCCTACGTCACCGAGATCGCGGCGATAGGCGGCGCACTGCTGGCTTCGGCCTTCGTGGTGCTGGCCTTTACCTACAGCGATCCCAAACCGCTGGCGCAGGCCGCCGCGCAGCTGCAAAACGGCGCACCCGGCCCGGTCGGAGAAACGCTGCTGACACGCTTCCTGCTGCCCTTCGAGGCGGTCAGCATTCTGCTGCTGGTCGCGGTGGTCGGTTCGGTAGCCCTGGTGCAGCGTCCGGTCGTGCAGCCCGACGCCGTGACGGAAGGTGCGGCGCAGAGTGGCAAGGAGGTGCGGGCATGA
- the nuoI gene encoding NADH-quinone oxidoreductase subunit NuoI, which translates to MGVLEIGRGMGVTLSKLFQKPVTVSYPEQRAAIQPRFRGRHVLTRHPSNKPGEPGLEKCIGCSLCAAACPAYAIYVEAAENDPAHPTSPGERYASVYEINMLRCIFCGMCEEACPTGAVVMGNEFEMADYRYRDFVYAKEDMLVGVTGSVPQRREAARKGKPVRLGFQVPDGVRPELEGVKYE; encoded by the coding sequence ATGGGCGTACTTGAAATCGGGCGCGGCATGGGTGTCACGCTCTCCAAACTGTTTCAGAAGCCGGTCACGGTGAGTTATCCCGAGCAGCGTGCCGCCATTCAGCCACGTTTTCGCGGGCGGCACGTCCTGACACGCCATCCCAGCAACAAGCCGGGCGAACCGGGGCTGGAAAAGTGCATCGGCTGTAGCCTGTGCGCCGCTGCCTGCCCCGCCTACGCCATCTACGTCGAGGCCGCCGAGAACGATCCGGCCCACCCGACCAGCCCCGGCGAGCGCTACGCCAGCGTGTACGAGATCAACATGCTGCGCTGCATCTTCTGCGGCATGTGCGAGGAAGCCTGCCCCACGGGCGCGGTCGTGATGGGCAACGAATTCGAGATGGCCGATTATCGTTACCGCGATTTCGTGTACGCCAAGGAAGACATGCTGGTGGGCGTGACGGGCAGCGTGCCGCAGCGCCGCGAAGCTGCCAGAAAGGGAAAACCCGTGCGGCTGGGCTTTCAGGTGCCGGACGGTGTGCGGCCCGAACTGGAAGGGGTGAAGTACGAATGA
- the nuoH gene encoding NADH-quinone oxidoreductase subunit NuoH: MPHWLIEVIVVLLKGVGVAFALLTTFAYMTLVERRLLARMQIRLGPNRVGPGGLLQPLADAIKSIFKEDLRITRADQLVYTLAPLIAITCALAAFGGLPAGPPNSFFGANPWVYSLDVGVLALLALTSMGVYGIFLGGWASGSKYPLLGGLRSAAQIISYELGMGLSLLGLLMLVGSTSFRDIVAWQGAHGWMIVFQSLAFVTFLISSFAETNRTPFDLPEAEQELVAGYLTEYSAIKWALFQMAEYVNMITASALMSTLFFGGYKGPQFLNALIPGISEWPFIWLILKIAVFLFVFIWVRATLPRLRYDQLMRFGWKLLFPLALGNTMFVAFYLAYLKSWGLWPLGVVSLLGVVALIAGSDRVRPLWNQPGVRITDDAAQLPGGD, encoded by the coding sequence ATGCCGCACTGGTTGATCGAAGTGATCGTGGTGCTGCTCAAGGGCGTGGGCGTGGCGTTCGCGCTTCTGACGACGTTCGCGTACATGACGCTGGTCGAGCGCCGTCTGCTGGCCCGCATGCAGATTCGCCTGGGGCCAAACCGCGTGGGGCCGGGCGGTCTGCTGCAGCCGCTGGCCGACGCCATCAAGAGCATCTTCAAGGAAGACCTGCGGATCACCCGGGCCGATCAGCTGGTGTATACCCTGGCTCCGCTGATCGCCATCACCTGTGCGCTGGCGGCCTTCGGCGGTCTTCCGGCAGGGCCGCCCAACAGCTTTTTCGGAGCGAATCCCTGGGTGTACAGCCTGGATGTGGGCGTGCTGGCGCTGCTGGCCCTGACGAGCATGGGCGTGTACGGGATTTTCCTGGGCGGCTGGGCGTCGGGCAGCAAGTATCCGCTGCTGGGCGGTCTCCGCAGCGCCGCGCAGATCATTTCCTACGAACTGGGCATGGGCCTTTCGCTGCTGGGCCTGCTGATGCTGGTGGGCAGCACCTCGTTCCGCGACATCGTGGCGTGGCAGGGCGCTCACGGCTGGATGATCGTGTTCCAGTCGCTCGCCTTCGTCACCTTTCTGATCAGCAGCTTTGCCGAAACCAACCGCACACCCTTCGATCTGCCGGAAGCCGAGCAGGAACTGGTGGCGGGCTACCTGACCGAGTATTCCGCGATCAAGTGGGCGCTCTTTCAGATGGCCGAATACGTGAACATGATCACCGCCTCGGCTCTGATGAGCACGCTGTTTTTCGGGGGCTACAAGGGGCCGCAGTTTCTGAATGCCCTGATCCCCGGCATCAGCGAGTGGCCGTTCATCTGGCTGATCCTGAAGATCGCCGTGTTCCTGTTCGTGTTTATCTGGGTGCGGGCCACCCTGCCCCGGCTGCGCTACGACCAGCTCATGCGCTTCGGCTGGAAACTGCTGTTTCCGCTGGCGCTGGGCAACACCATGTTCGTTGCCTTCTATCTGGCCTACCTGAAGAGCTGGGGACTGTGGCCGCTGGGCGTGGTGAGCCTGCTGGGTGTGGTCGCGCTGATCGCCGGAAGCGACCGGGTGCGCCCGCTGTGGAATCAGCCGGGCGTGCGAATCACCGATGACGCGGCGCAGCTGCCGGGAGGCGACTGA